One window of the Thermasporomyces composti genome contains the following:
- a CDS encoding lipopolysaccharide biosynthesis protein translates to MTLVGIRRVARAAKPGGARRGVVEIVLGTVVGQGLLVAVSPLLSRLYAPGDFAVLQIFTGVVATCAVLASLRLELAIPLAKDAHETRAVLRAGLLGTVVVAVLIWVVGAATADLWATSETWATLADLWWLVPVTVAAIAVFQLISAVLVRAERYRDLAGRNAAQGIGTTLTQLGLGALGMRPLGLLLGMSLGRLAGLASIARRPLIEQDDEPRRPVTVRDVGAALARFRRFPLVTTWTALLNNIGQYAPYVVFALAFGPDPTGWLAFTTRLLALPVTVVGQAVAQVFLGRGATARRENSGRLPQLTWLAVRRLALLGAGPVVVLAAFGPWLFTWVFGAQWERAGTYAQVLAVAFLLQFVASPVSNVFNLVGRQGVALVWEAVRLVVVVVAPLIVAWMGGSDVAGVAAYAGALGFSYAGVLLLVRWVLRRA, encoded by the coding sequence ATGACACTGGTGGGCATCCGACGGGTCGCGCGTGCGGCGAAACCAGGCGGCGCGCGACGCGGCGTCGTCGAGATCGTGCTCGGCACGGTCGTCGGGCAAGGGTTGCTCGTCGCCGTCTCGCCCCTGCTGTCCCGGCTCTACGCCCCGGGTGACTTCGCCGTCCTACAGATCTTCACCGGAGTCGTGGCGACCTGCGCCGTGCTCGCCAGCCTGCGGCTCGAGCTGGCGATCCCACTGGCCAAGGACGCCCACGAGACGCGCGCTGTGCTGCGCGCGGGCCTTCTCGGCACGGTCGTCGTCGCCGTCCTCATCTGGGTCGTGGGTGCGGCGACCGCGGACCTGTGGGCGACCAGCGAGACCTGGGCGACGCTCGCGGACCTGTGGTGGCTGGTGCCGGTGACGGTGGCGGCCATCGCGGTCTTCCAACTCATCAGCGCGGTGCTGGTGCGCGCCGAGCGCTACCGCGACCTCGCCGGCCGCAACGCCGCCCAAGGAATCGGCACCACACTCACCCAGCTCGGTCTCGGCGCACTGGGCATGCGGCCGCTCGGGCTCCTCCTCGGAATGAGCCTGGGCCGGCTGGCGGGCTTGGCGTCCATCGCCCGCCGGCCACTGATCGAGCAGGATGACGAGCCACGCCGTCCGGTCACTGTGCGTGACGTGGGCGCGGCGTTGGCGCGGTTCCGGCGGTTCCCGCTCGTCACCACCTGGACGGCGCTGCTCAACAACATCGGTCAGTACGCGCCGTACGTCGTCTTCGCGCTGGCGTTCGGACCCGACCCCACAGGATGGCTGGCGTTCACCACTCGACTGCTCGCGCTTCCGGTCACCGTCGTAGGGCAGGCCGTCGCGCAGGTGTTCCTGGGCCGCGGCGCGACCGCGCGACGAGAGAACTCCGGGCGGCTCCCTCAGCTGACCTGGCTCGCCGTCCGCAGGCTCGCCCTGCTCGGCGCGGGGCCGGTGGTGGTGCTCGCCGCGTTCGGCCCCTGGCTGTTCACGTGGGTCTTCGGCGCGCAGTGGGAACGCGCCGGCACCTACGCGCAGGTGTTGGCGGTGGCGTTCCTCCTGCAGTTCGTCGCCAGCCCGGTCTCGAACGTCTTCAACCTCGTCGGTCGCCAAGGTGTGGCGCTGGTCTGGGAAGCTGTGCGACTGGTGGTCGTGGTCGTCGCGCCACTGATCGTCGCGTGGATGGGAGGATCGGACGTGGCGGGAGTCGCCGCCTACGCGGGTGCTCTGGGCTTCTCCTACGCTGGGGTGCTCCTGCTCGTTCGGTGGGTGCTCCGCCGTGCGTAG